In Sesamum indicum cultivar Zhongzhi No. 13 linkage group LG8, S_indicum_v1.0, whole genome shotgun sequence, the sequence aaaattcgagcacccgattcataccaaatttaaatatatataagactgtgtccattagataATATGAGACGgtgtgatttaaaatcacatggtctcATTCAACAATATTatgtcttgaatgattactcttatattCCATATCTTACATCCATGtatcaaataaatctaaaactttatcaaatgtatttttctgtaagtttgatcatatccAACGATTtgatctaaattttaatagtacGATTAAACCATGTTGTTCTTGAGATGACAAAGGAGGCAGATAGGCGGGTGGCGCCGGTTCTGGactatgagaaagaaaagggtGCAGCCGAATTTCGGTTGTAAGAGATAGAAGTCATTTGAGGATTTGTAGTCATGCTGGACTTCTTGAGCAGAATGTCTTACTTAAAAAGTTTGTGGGTCCAGTGTAAACTGCATCACTTTTCCTGTTTTATGTTTGTATGCTTGTTGGATCATCAACAGTTTCTACCTGCATTACAGAAAGAAACtatttgttttccttgtcGTGTGATGATTGTTCTATTCGGAAATGCTAAATATCAAACACAACGCGTGCCACTCCGCTCTCTGCTTCAGTTGAAAAAGAATCAATATTGTCATTTACTAAAATGGGATACAGATCTCAGAATGTGCAAGTTCTAGGACACTAGCATCGTGCCACCGAAACTATGAATAAAAGAACTGGACTACAACGGAAAATCATATTCAGAAACTCAAGAAACCAGTTTCATCTCATTCTAATTCATGGTAGTGAGACTGAAGCCCGCAGCAGCAGTCTTGAGGTCCCTCTGGGAGATTTGATCCACTGATTGTGTTGTATCCTTCAGCGACGACTCTGAGCTGCTCATGAAAATTCAGTGTATAACCATGAATTTCGATAAAACATTCATGAGAAAGATTCAATATAAAAACAGGAAATATGTACCTAGATTCAAATGCCTCCTTAGTTTCACTATAAGACTGTGTGTCGCCTTCAAAATCCTGAAAGAACACATTCATCTCTTGTTGGATGTTGATTGATTCCATCTGTGCTTGAACCGCGGTTAAGTTGTTAACGCTCATCGTATCAGAACAAGGCTCAAAATCAAGCAATGGCCTAGCCAGATTATCCAGTGACGACTCAGCATAAAAACCACTTCCGTTGTTCAAGAAAAATTGGTTAATTCCATTAGGCATCTCATTGTCACCTGATTGTCTCTGGAACGCCATCGGCACGTCACTGCTCAAGCAGTAGGCCAAATCCAATTGTGACGAAGGCCAACACTCAGAAGGATAATCCACCTGCTTATCCAACTGTTTCCTGCACGTAGTGAGATGGGCGTGAACGTATCTAAGCTCTTCAAGAGCATATTGCAGCCGAAGGCGAAGCTCGCATATGATCACAGAACAACCATAGACAGGAAACCTCTCCCGTATTTCGGCCTCGTAGATGATGGACTTCATGGCATCCTCTTTCTGATCCTCAGTCTTCAAGCGGGTGAGCGTTTTGGTAATGTTAGACACTCCGAACAAACGGTGCACGTTTTGGAACATCTTAGACTGGTTGGCTGGAAAATATGGGGCGAGGGGGCAAGTAGGGCTGCACTTTCGTCGTTGGTACTTGCAAGCAGCGCAGGCCAGGGTCGTGCCGCCTTTAACAGTCATGTTAATGAGATCTAATACATGTGAATTGGGAGCAAGAATCTTTATCAAGAATGGGGAGAGAGTATTTGCATctagtagagagagagagagagagagagagagagagagagagaggtccTAATAGAAATCAAGAGTTGAGTTTTGTTGGGATTGCATGACCTGATAAACTATTTCGATTTCCGATCTGTTTGGGATTTTGGTTTTGAACTATAAAGAGTGACTGAGAGTCATAGGTTAAGATTGTCaaaatttctgtttttgtgTTTAGGTTTGAATAGAAAGGTACATAATGGAAGGAAAATCTTTAgccaaatcaaaattttgtgggatgaattcaattacaaaataagtgtaatacacatattatgtgatattaatttttttgaattatataccAAATTACATCGCAAGTATATTGTacattgttatataattgattctgATTCGATTAAACCCATTGAGGTTAGATTTCCTTAATTGAGTATGTGGACTAGTTATTGCTTAGAGCAATAATTAGAGATTGGAAGGTaccttaaaaattaaatcagttGCATCTCACAGAAATGTAATCATAGGCTATATCcgataaatgcattttttgtttttaaatatagttattaatgcgattttgattttcaaataatttaatgttgcaattttggtcttgaaattttattgttttggtACTTTTGGTCCTTCGATTAACTTTTCACTTAAACTTCAtggaaatttcatttaaagggaaaaaagttgttatttttttcccattttgtggtgtttttCAAGTTGTAACCCACCACaccaatttttcctatttttccTCACActtcaaaagagaaaaaaccaaaaaagggATCAATGCATTTTTAGTCTTGAAATATAGTCACTAATACGATTCTGgttctcaaaaaatttaaggttgtaattttgatcctcaagctttgaattttttgcacttttggtccttcaaTTAACTTTTCTGTTAAACTTAACggaaatttcatttaaagtggaaaaaattgctatttttctctcattttgtggtgtttttCAAGTTGTAATCCAATGCatccattttttctatttttcttcaaacttcaaaagaaaataaattaaaaaatataaatttaagcaacaaattttttaaaacttattgataatttttcttttattgaaaattatatgttaagattatttaaaaaaaattattacttaaatttatttgttttagtttattctattttgaaatttgaagaaaagtaaaaaaaaaaaaaatgggtgCATTGGGTTGCAACTCAAAAAATACcacaaaatagaagaaaaatagtaactttttccactttaaatgaaatttcctTTAAGTTTAatggaaggaccaaaattgccaataaaattaaagtttgagaaccaaaattacaactttaaattatttgagaacaaaaattacattaataactatatttcgggacaaaaaatgcatttatcccACCATCAATAATAACagcatacaaaaaaatattggtatCATTGTATTTTACTAATCATAGAGGATGTTGATGGAAAAATTTCACTGGCACCAACTACAGAGATAATTTGAACCTGTCATTAGTTctgtttttgtatttctatTTGGATAATCTATTATCTATTGTATTGTAAAAGTATGAATGgtaaaaagtttttttttttttttaattttttgatacgCCAATCTAGTAAATATATGCACCTTGTATGAGGCGTagctttaaatttttcaatattgaattttttgttctttctccaTCCTTAGATAATATGCTGAGTTCTATAACCTATTATGATTGTTAATTTGCCcttcactttttttaattttataattttaggacaaatttaaccgaatttttaaaattggcCAAGAATTGatattaatcattatattAGATGGCATGCCTTCAAAATCCTAAAAGAATGCATTCCTCTCTTATTGCATGTTGATTGCTTCTTTATGTGCTTCATGTCAGGTTGTTATTATTCAATGTATCAGAACAAGGCTTGAAACCAAGCAACAGCCTAGCCAGGCTAGCCGATGACGACCTCAACGAACTACTatcattcaagaaaaattggtTAACTCCATAAGACATCTCATTGCCGATCGATTACCTCTGGAACACTGTCGGCACATCACTACTCAATCACGAGCCAAACTCCAACTTTGCTGAAAGCCAAGACTTTAAAGGATGATCCACCTGCNNNNNNNNNNATATCTCAACTCTTCAAGGGCATACTACTATTAGAGACGGGGTTGGCATATAATCACAGGACAACCGTGGACAGGAAACCTCTCGCGCATTGTGGTCTCGTATATGATGGACTTTATGGTGTCCTCTTTCTAGTGCTTAGTCTTCAAGCTGATGAATTTTTTCATAACATTAGACAGTCAAAACAAATGATACATGATATGAAATATCTTAAACTGCTTGGCTTGGAAACTTAGGGCGATGGTTAACTTTGAAAAATTCCGtcaaatttgaccaaaaattatatgcatgtatcaattcattggaattacttaaatatacgtGTTTACAtcaattcgttgcacttaaataactattatagtcagttaaatatactatataaatctcaatatgaaaaaaaaataattcataacacccaaccatgtctttTCATCTAAAAGTcatcgcaaaatcatccatgaatgatcaaatgcgtaaagcattaaagacttcatattttaacaaattaccatgatatttataattgttatatttatgaattattaatttagagttttaatgggacctaatatttataaagaaattttttttgaaaaattattatcttattatcttatcgaatttgattattttttacaaaggcccaagtcgggatcgaaagattttattattttttagagagtttattaatttataaaggttttactgtacgaagaaagaaaagaaacaaacaaataaacaaaatttatgaaaaattttgattgaaaatattgaagcCAAAACTTGATCATTAAAAATGAGCTCATGTccaatatttattcatttcgCCTTCTCAAATAGATGGTGAAGATTAATACTCATGATGGAGTAAGAAGCTCCCACAAactttttcagaaatatttttaaatactataaaaGCTTTGGacttatatatacaactttttaaaacttttccTAACTTTGATATTTGTCTACaaacttttgtatttatatacaataatattataatgtttTTTAACATTCTTAAATCCATACaacattatattaatttaacctTTATACCTACATAGACCACCTTAAAATAgatcattttaaaagtttGCCCATAGAGGTACAtctctttccattttttctagagaaatgaagagaaattttgaatattctattacttcaaaaagtttaaactaaaaaacaaTGAGTAAtgtatatagtttaaaatcaTGGAGAGTTGACTCTATCATCGACCGGACCACTTTTCGCATCGagtttgtatttataatttttcaaataagaagaagtatttgtaaattataccaaatttcagaaaaaattattgtaatttatccttcttttaattatcatcttatttattttgctaaAGATGAGTAGAAAGCCAAAGAGCCAGGATAGTTATTTATCCCGTATGAAATCAATTGCACATACTCTTTTATATGTGTTATTTTCATtctatgtaaaatataatttgtataaaataagatttatgtaagtatttttttttttcaacccTAACTTATAGAATgctaaattgaattttaaaataatataatatttaagaaattatctAGTGGCATAtcgatttaatattttaatggcTTCTTGAATATAGATACTTTTACCATTttaagaaagtaaaaaaatataatattaggtGATGCTCATAATCTCACAATAGTGTATACAAATGTgtttatctatataatatattgacaatatagatgaaatattttgatttagattaaatattatcaagGGATTTACTGAAAGAAGAATAAGTACATGAATTTAgtatagaattaaattttaaataattcaataaacttttttaataactttcttCAAGATTGTCTAAACTCAatgttttcaattaatatatttattacatattcGTACTTTTGTAATAGAACAAATAgattatttaaatctaaacacAAGAAAAGAACTAACGAAAATTGAAGTCGCTAAGgccaattaaatttgtattatagGGGTGCGATTTAACACACTTTACACTGGAATTCttctccaaaaaaattttTCTCCTTCTCAAATGAAGGTGGATAGTtatactattacaaaaatacgCTATTTAGGATTGGTGAAGGCATCTTTTACCGTCAATTTTTAACGATAGAAGTGGTCAAATATCAGTCTAATTACATTGtctttacatatttaaatattttaattgttttctaGCTTTTCTATTTGTTTAATCTTaacaatacaatttatatttatatattatctctatttttgtttcaaatgaatatgaatatgctattattttgagatttcaTCATGAAAGCACCTCTAACAGTAAATAGACTAACATTTGACCACTTCTGCGTTAAAAATTTACGataaaaattgcaaagaattaatttaaaaacttttttcaATCCAATgggatcaaaataaaaatcccaTAAAGCACGGAACTAATAAGAAAATGtgacttttttaataaacaaaacaattaatttagcCCACAATCTTCATTCCTTCATCATGCTTGAAATGCAAACAAGCCCATATCACACACCAcatttattaatgtttttatcaccaattattattcattgCCAACACGTGGGCCcctaatttttcttcattacaACTCATTAAACCAATGGACCTATGTTATACTAATACTAAtactaataaacaaaatttaattcatccaatttgaactaattatataataaattaaatatatttacttatataattgaggtatagttttaaaaatacaatcaattattatacttgttttataattaatttaattaaattaaatttaaataaaaatatttcgtaATAATAATCCTCCCAAGCAATAAATGCTGTCCAAATTGCACTAATCCGCCCATTATTGATTACCAAATTGtccatatttttctaaaaatagacCCTTTTTCCCCTATAGGAGCGCCAAATTTTGCATAACTTAGACAAAACGCAAGATCAAGAATTCTTTGTCTTAATagcatttgaagaaaaacttggtataaataaagaaaatgtcCTGAACCAGTGAGAAATAGGAGTGAGTCGTGAGCCTAAACAACATCATCATCCTTCAAATACCAAAAGAAGTGAAGAAATGGAGATCTGGAAACACTAAATTAGCAAGAAATGTGAGTGATTAATCAACTAATTTTCTCTTCATCATGTGGTAGGGGAAACATAACCAAGAACCATCCAACGAATCTCACAACCAAAGGTGATCGATCGAGATGACGGTGAAGAACTACTATGTGCATTTGAAACACCCACATACAACGGAGAGAAAGTGGATCTTCCCTGTTTCCATGGGCTTCATGGTATCACTATACCTTCTGGTTTCGACCACGTTAACCTCCCCCGATGGCAAGTCCCTTCTGCCCCTCCGCCGCTACTACTTGTCCTCCGCCGCCGCGACCTCCATTTTCGTGGAGTCCATGTTCAAACCCCTTCCCGTTTCCAACCTTCCACCTCCGCCGCGCTTGGCCTACTTAATCTCCGGCTCCGCCGGAAACGGCATGATGCTCCGCCGGACTCTTGAAGCTCTTTACCACCCCAACAATCAGTACGTTGTCCACCTT encodes:
- the LOC105167740 gene encoding LOB domain-containing protein 22-like, whose product is MTVKGGTTLACAACKYQRRKCSPTCPLAPYFPANQSKMFQNVHRLFGVSNITKTLTRLKTEDQKEDAMKSIIYEAEIRERFPVYGCSVIICELRLRLQYALEELRYVHAHLTTCRKQLDKQVDYPSECWPSSQLDLAYCLSSDVPMAFQRQSGDNEMPNGINQFFLNNGSGFYAESSLDNLARPLLDFEPCSDTMSVNNLTAVQAQMESINIQQEMNVFFQDFEGDTQSYSETKEAFESRYIFPVFILNLSHECFIEIHGYTLNFHEQLRVVAEGYNTISGSNLPEGPQDCCCGLQSHYHELE